From a single Myxococcus fulvus genomic region:
- the glyQ gene encoding glycine--tRNA ligase subunit alpha has translation MYFQDLIFTLQKHWADQGCLSTQPYDLEVGAGTMAPTTFLRALGPEPWNVAYVQPSRRPADGRFGENPNRLFQHHQFQVILKPAPKNVQELYLESLRKIRIDPLEHDIRFVEDDWESPTLGAWGLGWEVWCDGMEVTQFTYFQQCGGFDCKPVSAELTYGLERICMYLQNVENVFDIEWVKGVKYREVFHPNEVEMSRYALQESDAAMLFSLFDAYEKECKRLIERQLPLPAYDFALKCSHTFNLLDARGAISVTERAAFIKRVRDNARLCAEGYLQMRERLGYPLLKTPWTVGEQPAILEGKAASDYWKTVQLNKPVEKKEKAEVTRGA, from the coding sequence ATGTATTTCCAGGACCTCATCTTCACGCTCCAGAAGCACTGGGCCGACCAGGGCTGCCTCTCCACGCAGCCGTATGACCTCGAGGTCGGCGCCGGCACCATGGCCCCGACGACGTTCCTCCGCGCGCTGGGGCCGGAGCCCTGGAACGTGGCGTACGTGCAGCCCTCGCGTCGCCCCGCGGATGGCCGCTTCGGTGAGAACCCGAACCGGCTGTTCCAGCACCACCAGTTCCAGGTCATCCTCAAGCCCGCGCCCAAGAACGTGCAGGAGCTGTATCTGGAGTCGCTGCGGAAGATCCGCATCGACCCGCTCGAGCACGACATCCGCTTCGTCGAGGACGACTGGGAGTCGCCCACGCTCGGCGCGTGGGGCCTGGGCTGGGAGGTGTGGTGCGACGGGATGGAGGTGACGCAGTTCACCTACTTCCAGCAGTGCGGCGGCTTCGACTGCAAGCCGGTCTCCGCGGAGCTGACGTACGGGCTCGAGCGCATCTGCATGTACCTGCAGAACGTGGAGAACGTCTTCGACATCGAGTGGGTCAAGGGCGTGAAGTACCGCGAGGTGTTCCACCCGAACGAGGTGGAGATGAGCCGGTACGCGCTGCAGGAGTCGGACGCGGCCATGCTCTTCTCGCTGTTCGACGCGTACGAGAAGGAGTGCAAGCGGCTCATCGAGCGGCAGTTGCCGCTGCCCGCGTACGACTTCGCGCTGAAGTGCTCGCACACGTTCAACCTGCTGGACGCGCGCGGCGCCATCTCCGTCACGGAGCGCGCGGCCTTCATCAAGCGCGTGCGTGACAACGCGCGGTTGTGCGCGGAGGGCTACCTCCAGATGCGTGAGCGGCTGGGCTATCCGCTGCTCAAGACGCCGTGGACGGTGGGGGAGCAGCCCGCCATCCTCGAGGGCAAGGCCGCCAGCGACTACTGGAAGACGGTGCAGCTCAACAAGCCGGTGGAGAAGAAGGAGAAGGCGGAGGTGACCCGTGGCGCGTGA
- a CDS encoding serine/threonine protein kinase encodes MARQDGASEDPDRGRRIGKYEILTRLSMGGMAELFLAFTSGPGGFRKFVAVKQILPDIKKDEQFVQMFLDEARITAAFSHANIGQVFDLGEDGGELFLAMEFLPGQNLEQVIKAASRRQYGLPLGFIGRVIRDTCLGLHYAHHFTDPSGRSVAVVHRDVSPKNVMLTYDGVVKVIDFGIAKARGRLGRTQVGTVKGTSGYMSPEQVRGHAMDGRSDLFSVGVMLHEMLTGQRLFNGPHEAAVMLQIVEADVTSPRAANPDIPEALDAVVMRSLARDAAQRFTSGREMARAIEAALGPELFDEDGVTAVMGELFEEKRQKTRTLLELASRAEDARVSEAAGELQEEDVGETGATAQLTTPTAARTARADGSSAPKPTPQRRTDGSSAPKPTPQRRPATPTDPEVPTRAGSGPKPVPQRRTGSEAASTTPRAPRALLEAGSTSRTPRPRPAAREEPREDVDSLDEPSDLSTQQFRTRPPRPGAASAGRGRGVSRSDTPVQTPAAKPKSRWMGRLFLLVLLGAVGWASTQPMVRAQFVPAFESAKAWVKAELDPQPPADPTLNAAWPPQQKPGPPPGFPGTAPAPDPRPGSQAEAPQPTAQVETPPEPTPAVPDVRPASTATVRKGKETPKEDPARTAEASKPAPRKPRVYAGKEKPEDEPVTTVTKDPDALAEVMDTSTPKGAAKAGLGWITLYTVPRAAVFDGATQLGTTPLLKFPLPVGTYTLRLVDPTSPDGVSRRLSAPVKPGEVTKLQIRLADLPLYKE; translated from the coding sequence ATGGCCAGGCAGGATGGCGCCAGCGAAGATCCCGACCGGGGGCGGCGCATTGGAAAATACGAGATCCTCACCCGCCTCTCGATGGGAGGAATGGCGGAGCTGTTCCTCGCCTTCACCTCGGGGCCGGGCGGATTTCGCAAGTTCGTCGCCGTCAAACAGATCCTCCCGGACATCAAGAAGGACGAGCAATTCGTCCAGATGTTCCTGGATGAGGCGCGAATCACGGCGGCGTTCTCGCACGCGAACATCGGACAGGTCTTCGACCTGGGCGAGGACGGCGGTGAGCTGTTCCTGGCGATGGAGTTTTTGCCCGGGCAGAACCTGGAGCAGGTCATCAAGGCCGCCTCGCGGCGCCAGTACGGGCTGCCGCTGGGTTTCATCGGTCGGGTGATCCGCGACACGTGCCTGGGGCTGCACTACGCGCACCACTTCACGGACCCGTCGGGACGCTCGGTGGCGGTGGTGCACCGGGACGTGTCGCCGAAGAACGTGATGCTCACCTATGACGGTGTCGTCAAGGTGATCGACTTCGGCATCGCGAAGGCGAGGGGGCGGCTGGGGCGCACGCAGGTGGGCACGGTGAAGGGGACCAGCGGGTACATGTCCCCGGAGCAGGTGCGTGGCCACGCGATGGACGGCCGCAGCGACTTGTTCTCCGTGGGCGTGATGCTCCACGAGATGCTCACCGGCCAGCGGCTGTTCAACGGTCCGCACGAGGCCGCGGTGATGTTGCAGATCGTGGAGGCGGACGTCACGTCGCCTCGCGCCGCCAACCCGGACATCCCGGAGGCGCTCGACGCGGTGGTGATGCGCTCGCTGGCCCGGGACGCGGCGCAGCGCTTCACGAGCGGCCGTGAGATGGCGCGGGCCATCGAGGCGGCGCTCGGCCCCGAGCTGTTCGACGAGGACGGCGTCACCGCGGTGATGGGCGAGCTGTTCGAGGAGAAGCGCCAGAAGACGCGCACGCTCCTGGAGCTGGCCAGCCGCGCCGAGGACGCCCGCGTGAGCGAGGCGGCCGGCGAGCTGCAGGAGGAGGACGTCGGCGAGACGGGCGCCACCGCGCAGCTGACGACGCCGACGGCGGCCCGCACGGCGCGCGCGGATGGGAGCAGCGCGCCCAAGCCGACACCGCAGCGGCGCACGGATGGGAGCAGCGCGCCCAAGCCGACGCCCCAGCGGCGTCCGGCCACGCCCACGGACCCGGAGGTCCCCACCCGCGCGGGCAGCGGTCCCAAGCCCGTACCGCAGCGGCGCACCGGCTCCGAGGCCGCCTCGACGACGCCGCGTGCCCCGCGCGCGCTGCTGGAGGCGGGCAGCACGTCCCGCACGCCGCGCCCCCGTCCCGCCGCGCGCGAGGAGCCGCGGGAGGACGTGGACTCGCTCGACGAGCCGAGCGACCTGTCGACGCAGCAGTTCCGCACCCGTCCTCCGCGCCCGGGCGCCGCCTCGGCGGGCCGTGGGCGGGGCGTGTCGCGCTCGGACACGCCGGTGCAGACGCCGGCCGCGAAGCCGAAGTCCCGCTGGATGGGGCGGCTGTTCCTGCTCGTGCTGCTGGGGGCCGTGGGCTGGGCCTCGACGCAGCCCATGGTCCGCGCCCAGTTCGTCCCCGCCTTCGAGTCCGCGAAGGCCTGGGTGAAGGCGGAGCTGGATCCGCAGCCGCCCGCGGACCCCACCCTCAACGCCGCGTGGCCGCCCCAGCAGAAGCCGGGACCGCCGCCGGGCTTCCCCGGCACCGCGCCCGCGCCGGACCCCCGTCCGGGCTCCCAGGCCGAGGCGCCCCAGCCCACGGCCCAGGTCGAGACCCCGCCGGAGCCGACCCCGGCCGTGCCCGACGTGCGTCCCGCGTCCACCGCGACGGTGCGCAAGGGGAAGGAGACGCCGAAGGAGGACCCGGCCCGGACCGCCGAGGCCTCCAAGCCCGCCCCGCGCAAGCCGCGGGTGTACGCCGGCAAGGAGAAGCCGGAGGACGAGCCCGTCACCACGGTGACGAAGGACCCGGACGCGCTGGCGGAGGTGATGGACACCAGCACGCCCAAGGGCGCGGCGAAGGCCGGGCTCGGGTGGATCACCCTCTACACGGTGCCCCGGGCGGCGGTGTTCGACGGCGCCACCCAGCTGGGCACTACGCCGCTGTTGAAGTTCCCGCTGCCGGTGGGGACCTACACGCTGCGGCTGGTCGACCCCACGAGCCCCGACGGGGTGAGCCGGCGCCTGTCCGCGCCGGTGAAGCCCGGCGAGGTGACGAAGCTGCAGATTCGACTGGCGGACCTCCCTCTGTACAAGGAGTGA
- a CDS encoding cyclic nucleotide-binding domain-containing protein produces the protein MPGATVGLRVGGARMGTDAEGALRAVRSLVELEDTEQAAQLYEELGASQRERLRKQAAQGPVKERRGLVEVLRRARDFLGAARLMDGSGDDAAAADLYVQSGQYLEAAEAWLRAGESERAASAFERAGALERALEVYRGLGARESMAQCLVRLKRPFDAADLYRELGQPHAEVETLGGVTPEDPRYIEAVLRMCRLLDVEGFTHRALAVLVDALTSSDVARAEPAMVTERARLLRRMGMNAEAEAVLGRRNTPSTTPVANGYRFLKAIPIFSELSLEDMKDLYRQARQVVLAQDSIVLEKGEPGVALLVLMEGTVDVFSGPESDARLLNSLGPGEYLGEISLVQDAPVSAHVRARTAVRALRISRTAFEHYLDTHEAAALRIYRLFTQNLAARVRALSA, from the coding sequence ATGCCAGGAGCCACAGTGGGGCTTCGCGTGGGGGGAGCACGCATGGGGACGGATGCAGAAGGGGCGTTGCGCGCCGTGCGGTCGTTGGTGGAGCTGGAGGACACGGAGCAGGCCGCGCAGCTCTACGAGGAGCTGGGCGCCTCCCAGCGCGAGCGACTGCGCAAGCAGGCCGCGCAGGGGCCGGTGAAGGAGCGACGCGGGTTGGTGGAGGTGCTGCGACGCGCCCGGGACTTCCTGGGCGCCGCGCGGTTGATGGACGGCAGCGGTGACGACGCCGCGGCCGCCGACCTCTACGTCCAGAGCGGCCAGTACCTGGAGGCGGCGGAGGCATGGCTGCGCGCGGGTGAGTCGGAGCGCGCCGCGTCGGCCTTCGAGCGCGCGGGGGCCCTGGAGCGCGCGCTGGAGGTGTACCGCGGCCTGGGTGCGCGTGAGTCCATGGCGCAGTGCCTGGTGCGCCTCAAGCGGCCCTTCGACGCGGCGGACCTCTACCGCGAGCTCGGTCAGCCCCACGCGGAGGTGGAGACCCTGGGCGGCGTGACGCCCGAGGACCCGCGCTACATCGAGGCCGTGCTGCGCATGTGCCGGCTGCTGGACGTCGAGGGCTTCACGCACCGCGCGCTCGCGGTGCTGGTGGACGCGCTGACCAGCTCCGACGTGGCGCGGGCCGAGCCGGCGATGGTGACCGAGCGCGCGCGCCTGTTGCGTCGCATGGGCATGAACGCGGAGGCGGAGGCGGTGCTCGGTCGTCGCAACACGCCCTCCACCACGCCCGTGGCCAACGGGTATCGCTTCCTCAAGGCCATCCCCATCTTCAGCGAGCTGTCGCTGGAGGACATGAAGGACCTCTACCGGCAGGCCCGGCAGGTCGTGCTCGCGCAGGACTCCATCGTGCTGGAGAAAGGGGAGCCCGGCGTGGCGCTGCTCGTCTTGATGGAGGGGACGGTGGACGTCTTCAGCGGCCCGGAGTCGGACGCAAGGTTGCTCAACTCGCTGGGGCCGGGGGAGTATCTCGGGGAGATCTCCCTGGTGCAGGACGCGCCAGTATCCGCGCACGTGCGGGCCCGCACGGCCGTGCGCGCGCTGCGCATCAGCCGCACGGCCTTCGAGCACTACCTGGACACGCACGAGGCCGCGGCGCTGCGCATCTACCGCCTCTTCACGCAGAACCTCGCGGCCCGGGTGCGCGCCCTCAGCGCCTGA
- a CDS encoding helix-turn-helix domain-containing protein, with protein sequence MPRARPITVSTWTPAGAPGVQVLRVEDDTRLWTGHATAYGLTVTYSGAFDFWYRQRVWTHGPGPRLKLKEPGEVHRDERIHAPVTAQSITLAPALVEEAARQLGLAAAPHLTHAVSHGHGRTEATALALHEALARRTPDSLERDSLLAQTLEALLSEYAETRPRLSRATHRPAVSRARDFLQASYTRNVDLESLAASVGLNKFHLLRVFRAELGLPPHEYVTHLRVSRAKALLTQGLSASTVAVEVGLYDQSQLNRHFGRIVGMTPGQYARAMRRQ encoded by the coding sequence ATGCCCCGCGCGCGGCCCATCACCGTCTCGACCTGGACGCCCGCCGGAGCCCCGGGGGTCCAGGTCCTCCGAGTAGAGGATGACACCCGGCTGTGGACAGGCCACGCCACCGCCTACGGACTCACCGTGACGTACTCGGGCGCCTTCGACTTCTGGTATCGCCAGCGCGTCTGGACCCACGGCCCCGGCCCCAGGCTCAAGCTCAAGGAGCCCGGCGAGGTGCACCGCGACGAGCGGATCCACGCCCCCGTCACCGCGCAGTCCATCACCCTGGCCCCCGCGCTCGTGGAGGAGGCGGCGCGGCAGCTCGGCCTCGCCGCGGCACCCCACCTGACCCACGCCGTGAGCCACGGACACGGGCGCACGGAGGCCACCGCGCTCGCGCTCCACGAGGCCCTGGCCCGGAGGACACCCGACTCGCTCGAGCGCGACAGCCTGCTCGCGCAGACACTGGAGGCGCTGCTCTCCGAATACGCGGAGACCCGCCCCAGGCTGTCTCGCGCCACGCACCGCCCCGCCGTGTCTCGCGCGCGGGACTTCCTGCAGGCCAGCTACACGCGCAACGTGGACCTGGAGTCGCTCGCGGCGAGCGTGGGGCTCAACAAGTTCCATCTGCTGCGGGTGTTCCGGGCGGAGCTGGGCCTGCCACCCCATGAGTATGTGACGCACCTGCGCGTCTCGCGCGCGAAGGCGCTGCTCACCCAGGGGCTCTCCGCGAGCACCGTCGCCGTGGAGGTGGGCCTCTATGACCAGAGCCAGCTCAACCGGCACTTCGGACGCATCGTCGGAATGACACCCGGCCAGTACGCGCGCGCGATGCGACGTCAATAA
- a CDS encoding metal-dependent hydrolase, with amino-acid sequence MHRSRAFASPLLTSLLLVATAPLAHASSTNAPSKGSPIRATSTARATKALPAIQVTWLGHAAFEVRSPGGTRLLIDPWLKENPSTPTAWKDLARFAQEKPAAILVTHAHGDHASDVPELARVTGALVVTTGEHLRAMKIPEPQQYSVNVGGGFLVGDIQVHAVPAMHSTEPGGRPLGYVLTFADGRSLYHTGDTWLFGDMSLIQELFHPDILLLATGGGRWAMGPDAAALAVRKYFRPSLIIPMHYGTFEPLSTEAQVRAAFQADRRVRFLTPGEQTAL; translated from the coding sequence ATGCATCGCTCGCGCGCATTCGCTTCCCCCCTGCTGACGTCCCTGCTGCTCGTGGCGACAGCGCCCCTGGCCCACGCCTCTTCCACGAACGCCCCGTCGAAAGGATCTCCCATACGCGCCACGTCGACGGCGAGAGCCACCAAGGCCCTCCCCGCGATTCAAGTCACCTGGCTCGGCCACGCCGCGTTCGAGGTGCGCTCCCCCGGAGGCACCCGGCTGCTCATCGACCCGTGGCTGAAGGAGAACCCGAGCACTCCCACGGCGTGGAAGGACCTCGCGCGCTTCGCCCAGGAGAAACCCGCCGCCATCCTGGTGACGCATGCCCATGGGGACCACGCCAGTGATGTCCCCGAGCTGGCGCGCGTGACGGGGGCGCTCGTGGTCACCACCGGCGAGCACCTGCGCGCGATGAAGATTCCCGAGCCCCAGCAGTACAGCGTCAACGTGGGCGGAGGCTTCCTCGTGGGCGACATCCAGGTGCACGCGGTGCCCGCCATGCACTCGACGGAGCCCGGGGGCAGGCCGCTGGGCTACGTGCTCACCTTCGCGGATGGACGTTCGCTCTATCACACGGGTGACACGTGGCTCTTCGGCGACATGTCCCTCATCCAGGAGCTCTTCCATCCGGACATCCTCCTGCTCGCGACCGGAGGTGGCAGATGGGCGATGGGACCGGACGCCGCGGCGCTCGCCGTGCGCAAGTACTTCCGTCCGTCGCTCATCATCCCCATGCACTACGGCACCTTCGAGCCCCTCTCCACCGAGGCCCAGGTCCGCGCCGCGTTCCAGGCAGACCGCCGCGTGCGGTTCCTCACGCCCGGCGAGCAGACCGCCCTCTGA
- a CDS encoding TetR/AcrR family transcriptional regulator, which translates to MARPRSPKKPSSPPPEPALTGEPDARERLIAASSRVLAERGYDATTVKEVARVAGVNQGLVHYYFGSKDALLLAVTRAHSAQYVAELKKLRDETPLEDLADTSFAWGERHLRASPEQFRLRYELFALGLRNAELTSAVAELQAEGDLEVARTVARYRGGEASRPEPLDHHYAVIIKSCFDGLALQALLDPKFDPGPVYALLKQLVLSSVDGPGSGKAPARRGTRSQARRGTPKPRRRPSTRPRR; encoded by the coding sequence ATGGCCCGTCCACGCAGCCCGAAGAAGCCTTCGTCCCCTCCGCCGGAGCCGGCGCTCACGGGAGAGCCGGATGCCCGGGAGCGGCTCATCGCCGCCAGCTCGCGCGTGTTGGCGGAGCGGGGCTACGACGCGACGACGGTGAAGGAGGTGGCGCGCGTGGCCGGGGTGAACCAGGGCTTGGTGCACTACTACTTCGGCAGCAAGGACGCGTTGCTGCTCGCCGTCACGCGCGCGCACAGCGCGCAGTACGTGGCGGAGCTCAAGAAGCTGCGGGACGAGACGCCGCTGGAGGACCTGGCGGACACCAGCTTCGCGTGGGGCGAGCGCCACCTGCGCGCGTCACCCGAGCAGTTCCGGCTGCGCTACGAGCTGTTCGCGTTGGGGCTGCGCAACGCGGAGCTCACCTCCGCGGTCGCCGAGCTGCAGGCGGAGGGAGACCTGGAGGTGGCCCGCACGGTGGCGCGCTATCGGGGCGGGGAGGCCTCGCGCCCCGAGCCCCTGGACCACCACTACGCCGTCATCATCAAGTCGTGCTTCGACGGACTGGCGCTCCAGGCGCTGTTGGATCCGAAGTTCGACCCGGGGCCGGTGTACGCGCTGCTGAAGCAGCTGGTGCTGTCGAGTGTCGACGGGCCCGGGAGCGGCAAGGCGCCAGCGCGTCGCGGGACTCGGAGCCAGGCGCGTCGAGGCACCCCGAAGCCTCGACGTCGCCCGAGCACGCGGCCCCGTCGTTGA
- a CDS encoding efflux RND transporter periplasmic adaptor subunit, which produces MRTSFLALTLALGALLGLACGRSPPPPAPPTAVRIATVGRAGTTADARFSAEIQPATRVDLAFKVGGYVESIAKVKDVDGRPRLIQEGDAVREGMELAALRKTDYSQKLTEARAALSQARAAEEQARINFERTTKLVAAEVSTPAQLDAARTQKDSAVGASAVAQARVDEARTALEDTQLRSPLSGVVLKRTVEVGVLAAPGTVAFSVAETRSVRVVFGVPDTLLPSVRLGAPQAVITQAFPGQRFEGRISRIAPSADPKSRVFAVEVSIPNEDQRLKPGMVAALSLRDGGSARLQPELLVPLSSIVRAPGKPDGFAVFVFQQQDGESRVRAREVELGEYLGNVIPVRKGLEAGERIVVTGASLLSDGEAVEVIP; this is translated from the coding sequence ATGAGGACGTCGTTCCTGGCCCTCACGCTCGCCCTGGGCGCCCTGCTCGGGCTCGCCTGCGGGCGCTCCCCTCCCCCGCCCGCGCCTCCCACCGCCGTGCGCATCGCCACCGTGGGCCGCGCCGGGACGACGGCGGATGCGCGCTTCTCCGCGGAGATCCAGCCCGCCACGCGCGTGGACCTGGCCTTCAAGGTCGGCGGCTACGTGGAGTCCATCGCGAAGGTGAAGGACGTGGACGGACGCCCCCGCCTCATCCAGGAGGGCGACGCCGTGCGCGAGGGCATGGAGCTGGCCGCGCTGCGCAAGACGGACTACTCGCAGAAGCTCACCGAGGCCCGCGCGGCGCTCTCCCAGGCCCGCGCCGCCGAGGAGCAGGCGCGCATCAACTTCGAGCGCACGACGAAGCTCGTGGCCGCGGAGGTGTCCACGCCCGCGCAGCTCGACGCCGCCCGCACGCAGAAGGACAGCGCCGTCGGCGCCTCGGCCGTCGCGCAGGCCCGCGTGGATGAAGCGCGCACGGCGCTCGAGGACACCCAGCTGCGCTCGCCGCTCTCCGGCGTGGTGCTCAAGCGCACCGTGGAGGTGGGCGTCCTGGCCGCGCCGGGCACCGTCGCCTTCTCCGTGGCGGAGACGCGCAGCGTCCGCGTGGTGTTCGGCGTCCCGGACACGCTCCTGCCCAGCGTCCGGCTCGGCGCGCCCCAGGCCGTCATCACCCAGGCATTCCCCGGGCAGCGCTTCGAGGGGCGCATCTCCCGCATCGCGCCCTCCGCGGACCCCAAGAGCCGCGTGTTCGCCGTGGAGGTCTCCATCCCCAACGAGGACCAGCGACTCAAGCCCGGCATGGTGGCCGCGCTGTCGCTGCGCGACGGAGGCTCCGCCCGACTCCAGCCAGAGCTGCTCGTGCCGCTGTCCTCCATCGTCCGCGCGCCCGGCAAGCCGGACGGGTTCGCCGTCTTCGTGTTCCAGCAGCAGGACGGCGAGTCACGAGTGCGCGCCCGCGAGGTGGAGCTGGGCGAGTACCTGGGCAACGTCATCCCGGTGCGCAAGGGGCTGGAGGCCGGTGAGCGCATCGTCGTCACCGGCGCCAGCCTCCTGTCCGATGGCGAGGCGGTGGAGGTGATTCCGTGA